Genomic DNA from Segatella copri:
ACTGGATGCTTGGGTTGCGCGAATTGCCTCGGGCAAATGGAATGGTGCAATAGGTGCAATAATAATTGCAGCCGTCCTGCACCTTCAGGAAATAACGGGTACGGTTGCCACGCGAGCAAGAAGGCTGGAAGGTCTTGATTTCCTTCGTCTTCACGCTATAATGCTGATGAAGAGCCGCAGCATCGCCGTTCTGAGAACTTTCCGTATCGACGTTCTGAGGAGTTACCGCATCGCCGTTCTGAGGGGACTGAGCAGTCAATCCGTTTTCCTGGGCAAATTTCTGCGCCCATGCATCGCTGAGATATTGAATCAAGTGCGCCTTCTCGTTAGCACCCAACACGAGATCTACACCCTCTATCTTGCTGACATTCTCAGATTCGAGCTGCGCATAACAGCCCGTCACGATAACGAATGCACCCGGATTGTTTCTCACCATCCGGTGGATAGCCTGACGGCATTTATGATCGGCAACTTCTGTTACCGAGCAGGTGTTAATCAGACAAATATCAGCTTTCTCCCCCTTTTTAGCAGTAATGACGCCCATATCTTCGAGCATTTTGCCAAAAGTGGAAGTTTCAGAGAAGTTGAGTTTGCAGCCTAGCGTATAGTAAGCTGCCTTTTTACCTTGGAAGGCACTTGAATCTATCATAAATTATCTTTTCTAATATTCTAAAAGGTAACCTAAAAAAATGAAACATAGTCTCTATAAAACGAAAAAGCCGCTAGACCGAAGTCCAGCGGTTGTTTCTCTCATTTTTCGTTCGCAAGTAATTTCAAATTACTTAGCAGAATCAGCAGCAGCTGTATCAGCAGCAGCAGTGTCAGCAGCAGTTGTATCTACCTGAGCTGTGTCAGAATCAGCAGAAGCTGTGTTCTGAGCTGTTTTGTTACCACATGATGCGAAAGAGATAGCTGCGATAGCTACGAACATAAAAACTAATTTCTTCATTTTCTTTGCTTTTTTAAAATCTGTAAAACAATCATTTGTTCTTTTGAACGATGCAAAGGTAAGCATTTTTTTGATACGTTGTTCTTTTTTTTGCGATTTTTTTTTAGGTGATTTTGTAATAAAATTACAAATCGCTAAAAATCAGCCACTTACAAAATGCTAACAAAGGTTAAAGTTTTTAATGTGCTCGGAAACAGCCTAATTTTAACACTTTTCGGTGTTTTTAGCGTAACAAGGGTGCGCGCCAACACCTCTTCAGAGCAGCACTATATACATATAATAAGGTACGCGCGAGAGGGAAAGAACAGAAACTTTTTCTGCATGAGAAAGAAGATTTTCTGCATGAGAGAGAATATTTTCCCAAGAAATCGTTCCCAAAAACTTTGATTGCCGAGAATTTTTTCGTAACTTTGCACTCAAAACAAAGAAACAAACAGACAGAAAATGATACAGCTAAAAGAAAATCAGGGCATTCCCCGCAGCATTCTTCTGATGATGGCTATCGTCGCAGGACTCACCGTAGCCAACTGCTACTACAATCAGCCGCTTCTCGAACTCATCCGCCACGACCTGGATATTACCGAGCAGAAGGCTAACCTCATCACCGTCATTACCCAGATAGGTTATGCGCTGGGCTTATTCTTCCTCATTCCCTTGTGCGACATGCTTTCGCGCAAGAAACTCATCCTTGTCAATATGACCATTGCTGCATTGATGGCTATCGTGATGGCTGCAGCGCAAAACGTTTGGATGCTCTGGGGAGCTTCACTGCTGATTGGCGCCTGTTCGGTGATTCCGCAGTTCTTCATTCCGATAGCCGGACAGTTTTCGGAGCCCAAGAACAAGAGCAGGAATATGGGCATTGTACTCTCCGGACTGCTGACGGGCATTCTTGCCTCACGAGTAATCAGCGGTTACATCGGCGAATGGCTGGGATGGCGGGAGATGTTTATCATAGCTGCTTTCGTGATGGTGTTTTGCATGGGAATCATGCTGCTGATGATGCCTGAAATGAAGCGCAACTATGTAGGAACCTACCGAGGGCTGATGACCACGATAGCAGAAATTTTCTTTTTCCATTCTTCTATCCGCATCTATTCCACCCGTGCAGCCTTCGGGTTCGGCAGTATGATGGCAATATGGTCTTGTCTGGCGTTCCATCTGGCGCAGCCACCTTTCAGCGCAGGAAGTGATATGGTAGGAATGCTCGGACTTTGCGGAATCATGGGAGCCGTTGCTGCCAGTGGTGTTGGAAAACTGATTCCTAGGTTTGGCATTCGAAAATTCAATCTGTTCGGAGCAGGAATGCAGATCATCGCCTGGGCAATAGCCTTGCTTTTCGGCAACACTTACGCCGGACTCATCGCAGCCATCATCCTGGTTGACATCGGTCTGCAATGTCAGCAGCTCAGCAATCAGAGTGGTTGTCTGCAGGAGATTCCGCAGGCTTCCAACCGCGCCAACACCATTTTCATGACCAGCTATTTCATCGGTGGTTCGCTAGGCACTTTCTGTGCCGGATACGTCTGGACGCAAGCCGACTGGCTAGGTGTCTGCATCGTAGGAATCGCCTTCGCCATGATTTCTCTGCTTATCACGCTAAACTGCAAGAAATAAACATATAAAAGAAAAGAGATTATATTCCCGACTTACAGGAACATAATCTCTTTTCTTATTTTGATAGAGACTGAAGCTGGCATTTCTGCCGAAGCTTCAACTACATCTTTTCATCACCATACATTTCCGTCCACCAGGAAGCATCGTCCTGCAACCACTTGGCAAACCAGGCAAAGATGGTGTTCTGCCATTTCAGTCGCTTCTCGTAGTCGATGATGTGATGATCCTGACCATCTACCAATACCATCGCCGTAGGACGGCCAAGGAGTTTCAGCGCTGTATAGAGCTGGATACTCTCGCCCACAGGCACATTATTATCAGCCGTGCCGTGAACAAACAGCAGCGGAGTATGAATCTTGTCGGCATTATAGAGCGGACTCTGATCTACAAAGAGATGCTTGTTGGTCCAAGGATATTCGTTCGCCATAGAAACTTCGCTGTAGCTGTAGCCCCAATAGCCCTCACCCCAATAGCTGGTGTGGTCGCTGATGCCTGCATGAGAGATGGCAGCAGCAAAGAGGTCGGTCTTGGTCTGAAGATACTGAGTCATGAATCCGCCGTAGCTGGCGCCGATGCAGCCTATCTTCTTACGGTTTACGAAAGCATGCTCATCACAGAAAGCCTGGGTGCTGGAGATGATGTCTTCAGCCACTCCCTCGCCTGCCGTATCTACATGGCGGGCTGAGAATTTCTGACCGAATCCGGTAGCTCCACTAGGATTCACAACCAGTACTACATAGCCCATTGCCGCATAAACATGATGAGGATAACGGCTCTGGAACATGCGGCTCGTAGGACTGCAACCGCCATAATAGTTCACTATCATCGGATACTTCTTAGCAGCATCAAAATGAGGTGGCAGATAGTAACGGCAGCAAAGGGTGTCGCCTCTTGAATTGACAAAATTCCAAGCCTTGCATTCGCCCAGTTCAACATCCTTCAACTCGCGCGCACTCAAATCGTCAACCAATTGCGATTTCAGCGCCTTCGTATTCATCTTATAGAGTCGGTCAGCATTGGATGCACTCTGACCGGAGAAAGCCATTTCTGCTGCAGAAGATGCAAGCGAGAAACTCTTGATGTACTCTTCAGGAGTCTTGAGAAGCGTAAACTTACCCGATTTCGGATTGAGCTGGAAGAGATGCACGCAATCCTTATCTTCTGCCGTGAAGTAGATGTTGCCATCTGCCTTACTCCAATCCACACTCTGCACATTCGGATTGAAATCCTTGGTCAGCGGACGAACCTTCTTATCCGACAAGGTCATCAGATAGAGCTGGGTGTCGATCATGCTAGGTGTCTGTCCTTCTTCCACATTCTTTCCTATGCCGTTGAAAGCTTCCGGCGAAGCGCTCACGAGAATGCTCTTGCCATCCGGCGAGAACTGGGCGCTGTTCAGAAATTCGCCCTTTTCTATCAGGGTTTCTACCTTTGGCGTTGTGGCTGAAGATGCATTCATACTGCCCAAATCCAGGCGGTAGAATGATGTCAGGGTTGTAGGACGCTTAGTGAGTCGCTCCT
This window encodes:
- a CDS encoding MFS transporter, whose product is MIQLKENQGIPRSILLMMAIVAGLTVANCYYNQPLLELIRHDLDITEQKANLITVITQIGYALGLFFLIPLCDMLSRKKLILVNMTIAALMAIVMAAAQNVWMLWGASLLIGACSVIPQFFIPIAGQFSEPKNKSRNMGIVLSGLLTGILASRVISGYIGEWLGWREMFIIAAFVMVFCMGIMLLMMPEMKRNYVGTYRGLMTTIAEIFFFHSSIRIYSTRAAFGFGSMMAIWSCLAFHLAQPPFSAGSDMVGMLGLCGIMGAVAASGVGKLIPRFGIRKFNLFGAGMQIIAWAIALLFGNTYAGLIAAIILVDIGLQCQQLSNQSGCLQEIPQASNRANTIFMTSYFIGGSLGTFCAGYVWTQADWLGVCIVGIAFAMISLLITLNCKK
- a CDS encoding prolyl oligopeptidase family serine peptidase, coding for MNKLILKTTKSGLLAAALMASISASAETIEVKTLKYAGPYAVAQPWMADSVNIKGEAFDLKQLLDSPLSFTLLNKGKEVSAAQLLADKQQDALHLASFCVSNTQRTKATIAVEGLEQYRLFVDGEQVAVNGDKAETILTPSQHTVVIKYLTRKNASADKKSIKLTVTAANGAPLSVGDATVKRTYNIYDVICAPNYPSVSISPNGKFIVVRKTWVDRKGNNHSINELRNYQTNRVMATFEESVKWMPASNKLYFTQKASDSSIAGEEKQDGTLQLITINPLTMEREVLASHLPEGWFQFTPDEKTLIYTLTTEGRKKDPQVYDVKEPEDRQPGWRERSNLAKYDLASGILQPLTFGYHNIYLMDISADSRYLLIGKEEERLTKRPTTLTSFYRLDLGSMNASSATTPKVETLIEKGEFLNSAQFSPDGKSILVSASPEAFNGIGKNVEEGQTPSMIDTQLYLMTLSDKKVRPLTKDFNPNVQSVDWSKADGNIYFTAEDKDCVHLFQLNPKSGKFTLLKTPEEYIKSFSLASSAAEMAFSGQSASNADRLYKMNTKALKSQLVDDLSARELKDVELGECKAWNFVNSRGDTLCCRYYLPPHFDAAKKYPMIVNYYGGCSPTSRMFQSRYPHHVYAAMGYVVLVVNPSGATGFGQKFSARHVDTAGEGVAEDIISSTQAFCDEHAFVNRKKIGCIGASYGGFMTQYLQTKTDLFAAAISHAGISDHTSYWGEGYWGYSYSEVSMANEYPWTNKHLFVDQSPLYNADKIHTPLLFVHGTADNNVPVGESIQLYTALKLLGRPTAMVLVDGQDHHIIDYEKRLKWQNTIFAWFAKWLQDDASWWTEMYGDEKM